The segment gcaaaaatctagGGAAACTTGGCTAGATGATGGTGATAAAAATTCCAAATTCTTCCACAACTTAGTCAAGCAAAGaagagaaataaataaaatcacTAAAATTTGTAGGGGAGATGGGTCAATGGTGGAGGATCCTTTATTGATTGCAAAAAGTGTAGTTGGTTATTTTAAAGAAATCCTTGATAATTGGAAGGGAGCAAATATAGCCAGTCAAAGAGACCTCCTTCAAAATATCCCTAGGTTGATAACTCATGATCAAAATCAAATGCTCAATGCAAAGATAACAATGCAAAGATAACAAAAGCAAAAGTGGAAAATGCTCTATCTCAATTTCAAATGGATAAGGCACTTTGTCCAGATGGGTTGCTAATTGTTTTTTTCCTGAAATGTTGGGACATTATAGGCAATGATGTGGTTGAAGCCTTAACATCAGCTCAACATGCTGGGAGATtcttgaaagaaatcaacaacacttTCCTAGCATTAATACCAAAAAGAAATAATGCAAAAAAATGGGAAGACTTCAAATCCATATCTCTTTGTAATATGTTATACAAACTACTGGCCAAAGTTGTAGCCAATAGATTGAAAAGGATCGTGCCTGACATTATTGTGGATGAACAAACTGGTTTTGTTCCAAATAGATCAGTCTTGGGTAGCATTATTATGGCACAAGAGGCAATTCACTCCATTCAAAACCACAATAGGTCATTCAAACTAGACATTAAAAAATCCTATGATAAAGTATATTGGTGCTTTTTGTGCAAATGTTTGGAGGCATTTGGATTCAACAAGAGATGGATCAACTAGATTTTCTTTTGCATTTCAACCCCTCAGTTCTTAGTGTTAGTAAATGGTACCACAAATGGTTTCTTCAAAACTTCAAGGGATCTTAGACAAGAGAATCAATTGTCCCCATTCTTGTTCATAATCATGGCAAAAGCTCTAGTGAGAGGCATTACCGAGGCAAAGAGACTAGGCAATATTGATGGCATTCAAATTACTACTGGGGTGGAGGCTtgcacacatcaacaatttgcagatgacactctTTTGTTGGGTGAGGGCACTAAGAAGGAGGCGAAGGAATTCAAATTGGTCCTCAAATGGTATGAGAAAGTTTCAGGTCAAGTGGtgagtgtagacacccaaaattgtcatgtctaattaaataaatattttatttatttaattatctaagcttaattcttctattaattaaataaatctttatttatttaattaattcatttatcctcttctagccttatttctcatttaaataaatacatttatttatttaaattatccttttcctaaattaaataaatatcttatttatttaattgatcccacttcttctattaattatataaatctttatttatttaattaattcattagccttttctacccatgacacatgtcattcatctcttaattcatacactacctacccctttcattattttattatttcttttacctaccctctaatcatagccgacctccttttacacctctcaatcttatccctccatttcatatagtgtctgctatataaggagatgcttccttcattatcaaatcctaatcaatcattctaactacttgatcaattgactacttggcatatgcgatcctacttgcaaccacattccgttatttgttgagctcttgtgcacataaaatttgagagcaaatatatcaagcaagatcaatggagataggaagaatggagatccaaaccctattggacatgtgatggtataatctttgtgatttcatttgatttgcattgtcttaggtaatcttcatatgttatggtggatctttgttgttgttaggctagggttttgtggttgaattcatttagccttttcaatatcgttattattgttatccattttcgccatatacattttggcacgcccgatgggactcttgtccctttttgcatttgacatccttgttgcagattttgtgttttgaagttgtagatctgacattttcgacagcattttgatattttcgcatctgcgtactttcggatcgtgtATTTGGCTTTTTACCGCGTCTGGGTTCCTGAATcgtgtctgcgacatctggaatcgcatctATGTTATcggcaatattttttatttttttttgtagattctgGAAGTCGCGCTTGCGTTCCTCAGTCGCGTCTGCTTGCGTTCCTcagtcgcgtctgcggtgtttttagccgcgtctgtgtccagaagtcgcaTATACGTTCTTGAGTCGCGTCTACGTCACACAGAACCGCGTCTGAGTCAGTAAGCCGCgtttgtgttgagggtaatcgcgtctgtgtgcaccagtttcaaattttgggtttattgattcgattttgggttttgcatttaatgtttcagatctattttattttgagctaacattttcagatctagctaacgaaattggtgcagcttgtcttgaaagcaaaatcgtttggttgaaggcccctattttcacaaagtcttttgggtttaaaatttacctaacttgtgtgcttgtaggaaggggtgattatttgaaacaatccaaactaccaataaatctt is part of the Cryptomeria japonica chromosome 10, Sugi_1.0, whole genome shotgun sequence genome and harbors:
- the LOC131858842 gene encoding glucan endo-1,3-beta-glucosidase 3-like translates to MAKALVRGITEAKRLGNIDGIQITTGVEACTHQQFADDTLLLGEGTKKEAKEFKLVLKWYEKVSGQVTAFDYAYGLGGVDYREVLKGGQCHDPNTVAAHASYAFNNYYQKNNMAPKTFEFGGNAIITQTNPSK